The genomic window attatatgacataatttaataaactactaaattaaccttatataataaatatataaaacatatatataaaggaCAATGTTGTCTTAAGTCACCCACTATTAgtgggtgagcaaaactcgattcgactcgaaaaaatcgaaaaaaaattcgaatttcgagttaaacgaatcgagttattcgagttattcgaatcaactcgaattttttttttcgaatttcgagttcgaatcgagttaagttttcgaattcgaataactcgaataattcgaataattcgaatatcaaactataatatttgacagttttaccctaaactcccaaacctttttacttttctctcaaaacttttactccttcccactttccccctagaacttttactcccctcccctcccaaccccccaatctacccaaaatccatttaccaccaaaattttactctcccatttactttttctcaaaattttactccaaaaaaccctcaaaaccttttattttctctcaaaatttttactccttcccacttttctcctaaaacttttattccctttcCATCCCACCTcgcacctcccatctaccccaaaccctcccccctccaatttttttttaatatttttcctccaaaattttactccccctatttactttccctcaaacttttattccccaaaactttttattttccccctaaacttttacttctcactctttactctcaaataaaaaatcaaaattatccaaaaaaaatcactaaacataaaaagtaataattttatttatatttactatttatattattaaattaaatttcacattttatattatttatattattgaattgtttagtcatattgaatatttatattaaaattgaattattaattatgccataaaatattcgtgttaaaattttatattggtatcaatttcacattttatttttgaaataacttttattaaaaaatcatatttttacatttaatatattttttaattccaaaatacatagtgacaagaatctgaagataattgaaacaactaagcaagcaaataaACTaatcagtatataaaaaattaataaataaattatgaggtgatgaaagttaataaaaaatttgattaaggtagccaaattttattacgatgggtgacaacggttataaggacccaaaattatttttttaaaatttaactcgaacaaatatattcgattcgattcgattcgaattccatctcactcgacttgattcgagaaaacttcaaataaagttaggatgataaaatgagattcgaaaactcgattaactcgaaaattttttattcgattcgatcgaatgctcacccctactaACTATATTTTGGTCTAATTACACCTTTAGACCTCTcacttaaaaagacaacaacaaataaacactttcatatttaaccattaaatttttattttacgcgatttaatccttttatttaatcggacactcaaacgacgaaattaaaacacgaaaatttcacacaattaaattcactatgtccaattagagtcgaaatcgggctgttacattctttctctgaaatgataagggtcttaatacgtaacgtttttaagtttttgctaaggattatatttttcaaattttcgacattaagacattaattaattaactaggtaccaatttttgggcgttatgagggtgctaatccttcctcatacgtaaccgactcccgaatccgtttttctaaaattcgtagaccaatcacaccttaataaaagattggtggcgactccaaattttcatcgacaactaattttttttgtttttttcaaaagataaaaaaatggtttcgacatatgTTATTAGATTATCTACttttaatttgctcaattttaattcttatacattttgaattgatgaattttaacttacgtatatgtttaattttgaaatttcaattctagataaatttatttggttaaattttactattagtctTGAACATAAATAACTGCAATTAACTTTGATCCACCAAATTTGGGTTATAATACTTTTAATCTAGTCACTTTCATTTTGGATTTTGATCAGTTTAAGGTTTGGGGTTTGAATCGTTTAGATTTTGATTGTTTTGGGTTTGGTCATTACGTGTTCAGGTCATTTCAATTATTTGTTTGAGCTATTTCATGTTTAAATCATTCTGAATTCAGATTAATTAATTGCAAACTTAATCTTATTAATTGAGTAtattcattttaccctttgaggaCTTTATTgtgtttaataatttaattaattagatttaTGAACTTTTTATTATAATAAGCTTAGAGTAAGAGAGACATCTAGTGATTAAAATTCTAaaggaaatattttttatcttgAAAAACAAAAGGTTTAAGTCAACCATAGTAATGTCAACCTGTGTTGGCTTGATAAGATTTTATGGAAATCTtaattttttctctcttttttctgtaagcaatttacttttttttagcGGTGGTGTTAGTTTTCGAGCGGATTATCGCTTTTTTTTTCGTTCATTTCCTATgtctttcttttttcaatttgtagatctattttgtgggtatctttATTGTCTTCATAAGTTATGATGGACAAATGATGACGGTGCCTATCGTTGCTGAAACTCCACCGACTACCAGcaatttttcttgaaaaatggGTGATATTCTTGAAAACAAAAAAGTGTATACTTTTCCTCcaataaaccaaaaattaaaaagataaaattatgttattaaattatctacttttaatttgttcaattttaatttttatacattttgaattgatgaattttaacttatgtatatgtttaatttttgaattttagttcTGATTCAAACAGTAATAGTTAactttatttgattaaattttactattagtatTGTACTAGAGTTGTctatgggccgggtcgggccaagtaaaattttaggctcgTTTCCTATGATTGGCCCAATGCAACCCAAAAAAATAGACTTAAAATGTTGCCCAAACCCGACCTGGATAAAATTACTAAAACCTGATCCCGACCTACctgtattaaaatattttttattatttttatataaaaataaattttaaacaccttcatataatacaaaaattaataaaaatatttgtcgtattaaattttaaaaataatgaaacttaattaataaatttaacactacaactaaaattttaagcattaaaaataatcaaaattaaaatatgaaaactgAATTCTCAACCTTCATCTAATACAAAAATTAAGAACGGAATTTAAGCGAAAATTAAATAATACCATAAATATAACAAGACACACATAACCAATGTTCGTCTGTGTTGAGTGGGTTGAGTTTGTGAGTTGTGATCCGAGTTGTTTGGTGCTGTGCCAAAAACAAACACAGGCCAATGGTGGCGGTCGCGGTGGCGGCGGCAATGGGCTAAAATCCCTTGAAAGGGAGTGTTGGTTGGATTAGTTTATATGGACTAGTAAGTCCCACATTGACAGGCTTGGGCTTCTTGAAACAATAGCATTTAATTATTACATGAAAACCATAATATCACAATGAGCTATCTACCCGTAAAAGTATCACAAAAGCCCCTGTATTTAGGAATAGATTACATTTCGATCCATTTATtgaaaaataggtaaattaatacGTACAAATTAGCTCATCCgataaattttatttgttaaatgatgatgtggaactataaaaaatattttatgggtaaactataaaaatagtcacccaactattatttttttcgatttagtcattaaactttttgaaattaaatatttgatgTGAGCTTTTTTTATCGGTCCAATAACAAAATTAGCCCtctaatgtttacacattctatcattTGATCctatatataaataattcaacaaatttagctctcaacgTATACAAAATTcgtcattttagttctaattctaaaaaaactaataaatctGGCCCTCAATATTTAGAAAATctgtcaatttagtcctaactctaataaataaataaataaattttaaaaaatcattttccaCCCTTTATAACCCATGTGAaatatttaaataagaaaaaagaatacTCTCTTTCAAGTTACTTGCAAAAGAACCCTAAAAAATTGagataaaacacaaaaaaacattaaaatccaaaagaaaataaatgcatTAAAAATGTTATCTATTGGGGTAGTAAGGCAACCAATTATTCTTGACAGGTTCCAAATAAATTGGTTGGTCCAATGTGAAGcctaaattatagtaaaaaaaattgctACAATTAACTTGAAAGAGGGTgctatttttcttatttcaaaatCTCACATGGATTAGCTAATAGGTTATAAAGggctaaaaatgatatttttaaaaaaaatattttttaatttttagagttaggactaaattgatagattttgtaaatattgaggaccaaatttattacattttttagaattagaactaaaatgacaaattttgtaaatattgaaggctaattttattgaattttttatattttatgaccaaattgataaaatgtgtaaatattagagcGCTAATTTTTTTACTAGACTAATAAAAAAAGGCCACATTGATTAAAAAGTTTAGTGAttgaatcaaaaaaaaaaattaataattgggTGATCATAatagtttacccataaaaaatGATTTTCAGCATTGATTTATCGTTTCACACCATTTAGCAGATAAAATTTAACGAAGGAGCTAATTTGCATGTGTTGAAATGTATAAGAATTGATTTGCTTATTTTTTTTCAGTAGAGAGACCAAATACAATCCACCCCCAAGTACAAGGACTTCTCTCGTAGTTTTACTGCTACCTACCTATCTTGATAAAATAGGCCATCTTTCTGAATATCCTTTCTTGGCAAATTTTCTTTCTATTATTTTACTATGAAAGGAGAAATCTCAGCTTTTTAAGTGAATTGTTTGGTTAATATATGATTCTGACCATCTCTATTATACTCAAATTTGTGATTTTAAGTAGTCATGTTTTACTTTATATAACTAGTCCAAATAGACAACATTGCTAATTATTCTTGTTAAAATTCTGATGTGGTTTTTTGCTTAAGAACACTTCCATTATTAAAAAATCCATACCAACATGATGAGTTGGAatttctgttttgtttttagaaaacCCACTTCAAATATCTTAATTGTAACTGTTTGGActgacataaaaaaaatttatgtcaaatttaaGTGCAAGAACTAAAGTCCAAATTCATGCATAATAAAAGGACCAAAACAACAATTTAACCAAATTGTTTCAAGCactaaataaaagaataatttgtACTTTAGTTAGCCAGCTGTATAAGAAGAAAACAGACAAAGCTTAAGGTGACTAATTTCCCTCGAATTCTAACTTACATTTCCTACAAGATTGCTTGTGCTTTGAAATGGTAGATTTCAATTAAACCCCGTTTTAGCCATTTTAGCTGAAACAAAGAGTGGCCCTAAAACAAAACAAAGCTTTAAAAGCAAGAGCTTTACGAATCACAAGAACAAGCTATTAATATTCAATTCATACATGGCTGCATGGAAACAAAAGACTAGTTGATGCCTGGTGGCTCTTATTACTATTCTGAATACATATCATGCTACCGTATTGTCCAACCCAGAGGTTGCAAGTTTATTGACCAAAGCCAATGCATTACTAGTAAAATACGAGGACCTCAAAACCCGATTCCGCACCATTTTGGCTTGTTTTCCTCTCGGATTCTCGAAACCATCTAAGCAAGTTTCGTGATCAGTAAGAACTGCACTCAACCATGTGGTTATGTCCCCCATTTGTGCGTAAAAATTTCTGGCATTAAGCTTCCTGAGAACCCCAAGTGAGCCGTGTAGTTGGTCGATAGCATCTTGTAAACACTCGATGCAATCCGAGAGTGGGATTTTGTAACTCCCTTTCATCGTTCTGTAATTCTTCACTTTCATTAAGTATTGAGTGACTTTCTTGGTTTCTCCAATGGTGATTGAAACCCCAGCCCGTGCCCATTTGCTTGGACTTGTTTTCGCAGTGGTGGAAAAGGGTGCTAGTGTGTTGATGCAAAGGGCACGGTATTGGGTTACACTGCATGCATCTTGAACGTAGTTGGTTGATGAGTGTGGTGTTGATTGAACCCATTTTAGGACGCTTAAGAGAAGCAAAAGTGTAAGGTAAACATTGGTGTTTGCCATTAGCATTAAAGTAACCTAGGGATTACTTacgggaaaagaaaagaaacagaacagaagGTTGAAAAAGAAGCTGAATAGATTTCATGTAAAGGCTGGGAGAGCCTTTTGTTTTATGAACTTTGATATACAGAGAATAGGTTTATAAAGGGCATTTTTTATACTGACTGATGGTACTCCTTTTGAAAAGGGAAAAGGGGAAGGCAAGAGAATGGTGAATGCAATAAATTTAAGAAGGGATTAGAATAGGGTTGTCAAAGATAAAGGGTGAAGAACATGTGAAAGGACAGGTGAGTTGCTCATGAATTTAGATTCAGATTAGATCTGTTAggttatcttcttcttcttttcttttttttcttttttcttttttatgatgatgatgaaaaaatGTTCATGTTTGTAGAGGATCAAATCGTTGCGCATACAGCAAAAGTAATTAACATAACATTTGTAAACCATCACTCCTTTTATCACaattaatttttagggtttcaacCAAATTCTGGTATTGTAAAAAGGTCACATTCAATAGGTCTCTAGAGTTCAAATCGGCATGAAATTAATCCCATATATAGGTTTCAGATAGTACTTATCATTGAGTTGTATAATGGTAAAGACTTGAGCACCGTGTGTGAAAGAAAGTTAATGGCGTGCCAAATAAGGGCGGTTTTCAGTTAATTGCAGTTACTTTTTAGCAGCCATTGAAGCTTTTGGGGTATTTAAAACTTGATTGTTTTACCTAAAAGGAGGGGAGAGGATCAATATCCTATTTAGTTCGATTCACATGATTCTATCAAATCAATGGTGCAGTTCACATGAATGTGATGATCATGTCTGCTAAGGCATTTACCTTTATTGAGTGGTACCTCCAGTTCTGATGTTTTGAAGGCAAATTGCGGGTGCATTGCTGCATCTTGTAGCTGTTGCAAAAATAATCTGAAAATAACCAATTGccaatacatgtatatatatattatgctaatTCTAGGATTAAGGCAATTTGAAAAGCATATACAATTTGCAATATGTAcaagcaatttttttaaaaaaaaggcttaGTTAACTTAATGCAGACATAACTAATGAATTTTCAAGACGTTTCCCGGTCATGTAGATGTTTCTGAAACACAGAAGCGTAGTCACCAAACTGGATATCACTAGGAGGCTGCATGTCAAACACATATGATACAGACCTTGGCATCAACATTGGCTTGTTAACTGTTACCGTATCGAGTAGCTCCCCAAAGCTTGCTTCATCAAATGGAAATGACTCTGTAAGGAAGAAGAAGCTCTCTCTTGCCAACTTTTCCACCTGAAACAATACCACGCCTTAAAACATCTCAGAGAATAAAAACCTAAGTCGATAATACACAACTGTGCAAAGCTACCTTTATAAAGAAAATCTTGAGGTATTTTTAACTTCATAATCACTAAGGCCAATGTTAAGAGCATAAGGTTGGTATGGCTTTGATGATTTACCTCTaattgtgaaaatttgatgttgttCATGGCAAGAATTATTTTAACCTCAAACAGGGTATCACCTAATATTCGGATGGCCAGATACTCAAAAAAGTTCTGCACAAGAATTTTCTGCACGTCCAAATTATCACTATGACTATCGAGATAAGGAAACCACAGCACGATTTTGACTTCATTCCATGGTATTGGGTTCTCCCCTTTGTTTGAAATGATGGTCTGGTAGGGATGATGGAGGCCCCATAGGATTCTTACATCTGTCAATAATGGGTCACATATGGATGTTTCCGTCAAACTTGTTGTAGAGATGATCCTAGATGGCTTGCAGTGGTTAGCAAGATTTGAGGT from Gossypium hirsutum isolate 1008001.06 chromosome D12, Gossypium_hirsutum_v2.1, whole genome shotgun sequence includes these protein-coding regions:
- the LOC107946076 gene encoding pectinesterase inhibitor 6; translation: MLMANTNVYLTLLLLLSVLKWVQSTPHSSTNYVQDACSVTQYRALCINTLAPFSTTAKTSPSKWARAGVSITIGETKKVTQYLMKVKNYRTMKGSYKIPLSDCIECLQDAIDQLHGSLGVLRKLNARNFYAQMGDITTWLSAVLTDHETCLDGFENPRGKQAKMVRNRVLRSSYFTSNALALVNKLATSGLDNTVA